The genomic region GGGTCCACAGAGCCCGAACGACACGATCGGGCGCTTCGCGGTCACCGGCACGGATCTCGGAATCATGTGGGACAACGGCGATCCCGCCAATCGTCAGGTGCTGATGGCGTTCGGCGACACCTACGGGTACTGCGGCGTGCGGGGACAACAATGGCGCTACAACACCCTGTTCCGCACCCAGGACGGCGCTTTGTCCAGGACGGTCGCGGTGCCCGACGGCATGCTGGCCAACCGCTATTCGGGCTCGCCGCTGTGGGCGCCGGGGCTGTCGAAGCAGATCATCAACAGCACCAAGTGGGCGCCGAACGAGAAGGGCATCATCCCCACCGCGGGCATCGCGGTCGGCACAACGCAGTACGTCAACTTCATGTCGATCCGTAGCTGGGACAGCGACGGACGGTGGACGACGAACTTCTCCGCGATCGCCGTATCGCCCGACAACGGCGAGAACTGGGGCGTCTACCCGGGCAGCGTGCGCTCGACGGCCGCCGGCGACGTCGCGGGGGCGCCCGTCGTGCCGGGAAACCAGAACTTCCAGCAGGGTGCGTTCCTGCGTCCGGGTCCGGGCGACCCCTACCTGTACTCGTTCGGAACCCCGTCGGGCCGCGGCGGTTCCGCCTACATCGCCCGGGTCGCCCCCGACGCCGTGCCCGACCCGCGAAGATACGAATACTGGAACGCCGACCGAAATGATTGGGTGACAAGCGATCCCGCAGCTGCGACACCCGTCATCCCGGGGCCCGTCGGCGAGATGTCCGCCCAGTTCAACACCCACCTCGGGCAGTATCTGGTGTTGTACTGCAACGGCGCCAACGACGTCGTCGCCAGGACTTCACCGGCCCCACAGGGGCCGTGGGGCCCCGAACGCGTGCTGGCGCGCTCGGCGGAGATTCCCGGCGGGATCTACGCGCCGTTCCTGCATCCGTGGTCGACCGGCAAGGAGCTGTACTTCAACCTGTCACAGTGGTCGACGTACAACGTGATGTTGATGCGCAGCGTGTTGCCGTGACCGGACGGCTCACCCGTCGGCGAGGCCGGTGCGCAAGGTCAGCGGCGTGGGCATCACGCAATCCTCGCTTGCATGCTGATCGTCGTCCCCGAGGCACTCGACTCGATCGAGACATCCTGCATCAGCGCTCTCATCAGGGCAATACCCCTGCCGCGATGAGCCGCGGGGTCGGGGCGAGGTGGCTTCCACTCGCCGTTGTCGATCACGGTCAGGTGCAACCGGTCGGCGAGCGCGAGCGCCCGCAGTGACACGGATCCCCCCGAGCTTCGCCGGTGCCCGTGTTCGATCGCGTTGGCCAGCGCCTCCCCTGCGGCGATCAACACGTCGAGTATCTGTGCGGAGTCGACGCCTGCCTGAGTGAGCCAGTCGCGCAGGCTGTTCCGCGTGGGCGCGAGTTCGTTCGCATCGGCCGCGATCTCGATCTCCAGCGGTGCGGGTTGGCGGTACAGCATGAGCGCCACGTCGTCCTGGTATCCGTATTCGGGTGCCAGGCGCGTCATGATCTCGTCGGCCAGGTCGTCGAGTGCGGCGCCCGGACTGCCCTGCAAGATTTCGGCCGCCCGCCCGATACCCCGGTCCAACGACTCTCGGCGGCGTTCTACCAGGCCGTCGGTGTAGAGCAACAGCGTCGAGCGCGGCGGCATCTGCACACGCGCCTCGGGCCGCGCATGATCGAAGGGCACGCCCAGCGGGGTGGCCGAGGCTTCGTCGAGCAGACGCATGTCGCGCTGGGCGGAAACGAGAATGGGTGGCGGATGGCCGGCGCTCGAGTACACCAGGTCACCCGATGTCGGGCTGAGCACCGCGCAGAATGCCGTGGTGCACCGGGCGCCGGGCAGCCTGGCCGCGAACCGGTCCAGTGCCGACAGCGCTGCGGCTGGGCTGGCATGTTCCAGAAGCATTGCCCGGCAAGCGCTTCGGAGCTGGCCCATCACCGTTGCCGAAGCGAGGCCGTGACCGACGCAGTCACCGACGATCAGTGCGACACGCTCGTCGTCGAGGTCCAGCACGTCGTACCAGTCACCGCCCACCTGCAACGGGTGCGTCGCCGGTTGATAGCGCACCGAAAAGCCGCTGGAGACTGTCGGACCGAGGATCGCATGCTGCAGCGCCAGCGCCGTTTCGCGCTGCTGGTCGAGTTGGTGCACCCGCTGCAGCCCCTGTGCCAACCGGCTCGCCAGCACCGTGAGCAGGGTGTGATCCTCGGCGGTGAACGGGCGGCGCTCCTGCAATGCGATGTGCAGCAGCAACACTCCCCGCGGATGCTGTAGAGCGATGCACGCCGTTCCGTGCTCGGAGACCTCGGGTACCAACAGGTCACTTCCGCGCAGGCCGGCAAGCGTCTCCCGCAGGCTCGGCACCACCCCGTCCCACGGCACCCGCTCACCGACACAGACGAATTCGGACGGCTCGGTGTCACCGTCGGACCGGTCAGTTGGGAAGGTGACCGCCAAGACGCGCTGGGCCCGCCACAGCCCGAGCAGTTCTTCGGCCGCCGCCTGCACCGCATCATGCAAGGTGTCCGCCTGTGCCAGTTGCTGGTTGAGCGCAGCCAGCGCGGTCTCGCGTTGAACGGTGTAGTGCTCGGCGGTGACGTCGCGCAGCGTGCCGACGATGACGCGCTTGCCCGTCTCGATGTCTTCGATCCGGTTGAATGTCAGGGTGACCCAGAGCCGATGCCCGTCGCGATGGGTCACCGGTACCGTGTACCGGCCGCGTGGTTCGCCGAGCACCTCGGCGAACAGGTCGGTCACCTGGCGGTGCGCGGCGGAGTCCGATTCGTGCGACGGCCACCAGGGCTGTGGAGGCTGGTACGGCAGCCCCTCCGGTCCGTACCCGAGAATGTCGCTGAACGCCGAGTTCATCTCGATCACCGCACCGTTCTCGTCGCCGACGAAGAACGCCTCCTGCAGCGAGTCGACCAACGCGGCGCGCCACCGGGCGTGGTGATTGCGCAACCGGGCCAGCTTGACGTTCGCCCGCACCCGGGCCAGCAGTTCGGCCGCGGCGAAGGGCTTGACCAGGTAGTCGTCGGCACCGGCCTGCAGACCGTCGATCGCGGACTCCTGTCCTGCGCGCGCGGACAGCAACAGCACCGGAACGGCGGCCGTGCGGGAATCGGAGCGCAGCGCCGCCACCAGTTCCAGACCATCGAGCCGCGGCATCATCACATCGCTGACCACCATGTCGGGGACATCGGCGCGGACGGCCTCGAGCGCCAGCTGACCGTCGTTGACGGCCGTCACCTCGTAGCCGTCCGCGCGTAGCAGTCGCGCGACGTAGTCACGCATGTCGGCGTTGTCGTCGGCGATCAGCACCCGGGCCGTCTCACCGGTCTGCGCCGCCGTCTGGGCTGCCCCGGTTCCGTCGCCTGCTGCCGGGCCCGACGTCCGGTCGGACGGCAGCCACCGCATCGCCTCCTGCAGGAAGGGCTCGGCGCCTCCTGCCGCAACGGGGCCTTCCGGTGCCGATTCGACGGCGTCCGCGGGCAGATGCGCGGCGCCCAGCGGCAGCCGGATCGTGAAGGTGGTGCCGTGGCCCTCGGCACTTTCGGCGACGATGCTGCCGCCGTGCAGTTCCACGAGTTCGCGCACCAGGGCCAGGCCGATGCCGCTGCCCTCGTTGGACCGTGCGCGCACGTTCTCGATGCGATGGAACCGTTCGAACAAGCGTGGAATCTCCGGTGCGGCGATGCCGATGCCGGTGTCGGTGACGGTGACCACGGCGTTACCGTCGACGTGCCGAACGGCCACCGAGATCGCCCCGTCGAAGGTGAACTTGAGCGCGTTCGACAGCAGGTTGAAGATGACCTTCTCCCACATGTCGCGGTCGACGTAGACGGCTTCCGGCAGCGGCGGGCAGTCGACGGTGAACGTCAGCCCGGCCCGCTCGACGGCCGACCGGAACACGCTCGCCAGTTCCGCGGTCACCGCACCCAGGTCGACCGGCAGGTAGCGGGCCTGCATGCGACCGGCCTCGATCCGGGAGAAGTCGAGCAGCGTGTTGACCAGCTTGGCCAGCCGTAATCCATTGCGCCAGACGATGTCCAGTTCGTCGCGGGCCCGCTCGTCCAAATCCGTGTCGCGGCTGCGGAGTTCGGCGACGGGGTCGAGGATCAATGTCAGCGGCGTGCGGAACTCGTGGCTGATGTTGGAGAAGAACGTGGTCTTGGCGCGGTCGAGTTCGGCCAATTCCTCGGCGCGCCGCTGCTGTGCCTGGTAGCTGCGGGCGCTGCCGATGCCCGCCGCGATGTGCCCGGCGACCAGCGTGACGAAGTCCCGGTAGGCATCGTCGAGTGGGCGGTACCGGTTGAGTGCCGCGACCAGCAGGCCGCTGGGCGATCCGCCCTGCTGAAGCAGCGGCACCACGAGGGCATGCGTCGGGCCGGCCCGCCAGTCGCCCGTCGGCAGATCCGGGTATCCGGCTGGGTCGAGCGCCACGAGGGCGGTCTCCCCGAGAGCGGGGCCGCTCAGCGGCCACACGTCGTCGTCGGTGAGCACCGCGGGTGCGCACGGGTGCTGCGCCGGCATCCCACTCGACCCGGCCAGATGGGCGGCCCCGCTGTCGTCGAACAGGTAGGTCAACGTGAACGGCAGGTCACGGGGGTTGTGCGCGAGCTGGCGCCCCGCGAACGCGATGATCTCCTCCTCGGTCCGCACGACGCTGGGATCCGAACCGAGATCGCGCAGTGTGGCCATCCGTCGTTCGCTGATGACCCGTTGGGTGTCCTCGGTGACCACGCAGAGCATGCCCACGATGCGGCGATGCTCGTCGCGCAGCGGGCTGTAGGAGAAGGTGTGGTAGCTCTCCTCCGGATACCCGGAGCGTTCCAGGAAGAGCAGCAACGCGGAATCCCAGGTGGCCTGCCCCGTCGACAACACCCGATCGATCCGCGGGCCGATGTCGTCCCAGATCTCCGCCCAGACCTCGCGCGCCGGGCGGCCGAGCGCCCACGGGTACTTGCGGCCCAGGGTGTCCCGTCGGTACGCGGCGTTGCAGAAGAAGGTCAGGTCCGGCCCCCACGCCATCCACATCGAGAACCGCGACGCCAGCAGGATGCTGACCGCGGTCTGCAGGCTCTGGGGCCAGCCCGCGGGTGCGCCCAGCGGCGTCGCCTCCCAGCGCACCCGGGCCAGATCGCCGCCGATCTCCTCGTCGGAGCTGAATACCGCGGGCAACGGATCGGCGCTCATCGCAGCGGTCCCGGTCGGGCCCGTGGCCCATGCGGCACCGACGTCTCCGCGCGTGCACCTTGAGCGGTCATGCCGGGGGGAGTACCCCGCCGTAGCTGTTTTCAGTTGTGACGTGCATTCGACGCCGTGCCCTGGGGGACTTCCCGGCGTACCGCTAACGCGCCCCGCGGACCAACCGGCCCGGTCGCGCTCCGGTGTCGACCCCGCCGCGTCGTGTCACCACCCCGCTGACGATCGTGGCGTCATACCCGGAGGCGCCCTGCACCAGGCGGTTACCGCCGGCAGGCAGGTCGTATGCCATCCGCGGCGCGTGCAGCGTCAACGCCGCCATGTCGATCACGTTCATATCGGCCTTCTTGCCCACCTCGATCACCCCGCGGTCGGTGAGCCCGAACAGTTGCGCGGTGTCGTGAGACTGCTTGCGCACCACGTATTCCAGCGGCAGCTTCTGGCCACGGTGCCGATCGCGCGCCCAATGTGTCAGCAGGAAGGTCGGATAGGACGCGTCGCAGATCATGCTGCAGTGCGCACCCCCGTCGGACAGCCCCAACACTGCAGCCGGGTGAGTCATCATCTCCCGGATCGCGTCATGGTTGCCTTCGGCGTAGTTGAACATCGGCAACATCAGCATCGCTCCCGCGTCGCCCTCGAGCATCAGGTCGTACATAGTGGCCAAGACATCTTCCCCGCGGTCTTCGGCGATGGCCGCGACGGTACGCTCGCGGGTCGGCTCGTAATCGGGCGGTTCACCGATCGCATAGAGCCGGTCGGCGGAATACTGCGCGAACGCGAACATGCCGTCGAACAGAATGTTCGGGTCCACGGGCAGATCCTCTTCGGAGAGGATCGCCTGCCGGACAACGGGTTCGGCCAGTCGCACGGCGAGCTCCTCGCGACTGCACTCGGCCTTGAGCCGACGATAGGTGGGCCGGTGCGTGAAGGCGTGGTGGCCGGGAAATCCGAGCAGCATGCCGAACGGGCGGGCCGCCACCTGGGGGTGCAGCCGGCTGCCCGCATCGTGAGCGGCCGCCGAGATGTCGAGCTGCTCGCGCCACAGGTTCGGGTCGGCGTCGACCTGGATCAGCGCGAAGCTCACCGCGCAGTCGATCTCGGCGCCGAGGCGGCGCATCCATTCGAGTTCCTTCTTCGGCGCGACGATGTCCTCACCGGCCGCACCCTGCGGCGCCAGTTCGAACACGGCGCCCCCACCCGCTGCCATCGCCCGGCCCAGGGCGAACAATTCGTCTTCGGCGGCGAACGTCCCCGGCACCGGTTCACCGTCCATGGCGCGATGGGCCAGCGTGCGCGACGACGAGAAGCCGAGTGCACCGGCCTCGGCCGCCTCCTGCACCAGCCGGCTCATCACGGCGATATCCTCAGGTGTCGCCGCTTCGTTGCGAGCTCCGCGCTCCCCCATCGCGTAGGCCCGCACCGTGCCGTGGGCGATCTGACTTCCGATGTCGACGGCGAGTGCGCGCTGACCGATCACGTCGAGGTACTCGGCGTAACTCTCCCACCCCCACGTGATGCCCTCCGAGAGCGCGGTTCCGGGGATGTCCTCGACACCCTCCATCAATTCGATCAGCCACTGTTCGGTGCCGGGACGCACCGGGGCGAAGCCGACGCCGCAGTTGCCCGCCACGACGGTGGTGACGCCGTGGCTGCTCGACGGCTCCAGAACGCTGTCCCAGCCCACCTGCCCGTCGTAGTGGGTGTGAATGTCGACGAACCCCGGGGCGACGACCTTGCCGGATGCGTCGATCGTCTCGGCCGCCTCCCCCTGCAGCGGGGCGTCCCCGGGTTCGCGGCGACGGACCTCGACGATCCTGCCGTCCTTGACGGCGATGTCGGCGGCGAAGCGGTCCGCGCCCGTGCCGTCCACGACGGTCCCACCGGTGATCTTGAGGTCGAACACCATTGCACCTCCGAATGCGCATGCGAGCCGATAGGGTCGCACTGTAACACCGTTACAGACGGTCGGCGCCGAGTTCGAAAGGACGGATCGTGACGCACACCGCGCAGCATGTCCGGCGCGACGATGCCATCGGCACGCCGCCTGCACGCCCCACCCTGGTACCTGCCGAGCGGTACCGCTCGGCGGCGTTCGCCCGGCTCGAAGCGGAACGGATGTGGCCGCGGGTATGGCAGGTCGCGTGCACCGTCGACCACGTCGCCGAGCCCGGCGACTTCTTCGAATACCGTTGCGGCCCAACGTCGGTGCTCGTCGTTCGCGGTGGCGACGGCATGCTGCGGGCCTTCCAGAACGCGTGCAGGCACCGCGGCAACGCGCTGTGCGTCGGCTCGGGATCCGACCTGCGGGAGTTGCGGTGCGGATACCACGGGTGGACGTGGGATCTGTGCGGAACGCTCAGAAGGGTGCCAAACCGCAAGGGGTTCGGCGCTCTGCGCATGGCCGACTACCCACTCGTCCCCGTCGGCGTCGACACCTGGGAGCGGCTGGTCTTCGTCAATCTCCACACCGACGCGATACCCCTGCTGGACTACCTCGAGGCGGTGCCCGCCGACATCGCTTGGTGCGGGCTGGGCGACTTCCGCTGCTATGCCACCATGACCATCGACGTCGAGGCGAACTGGAAGGCGATCGCCGACGGTTACAGCGAGACCTACCACATTCAGACACTGCACCCCGAACTCCACCGGTGCATGGACGACGTCTATGCGCCCCAGCAGATCTGGGGCCACACCGGAAAGTCCGAGCAGCTCTACGGCGTGCCCAGTCCCCAGTTGAAGCAGCAGCTGACCGACGGCGAGGTGTGGGACGCCTACGTCACCACCCAGGGGGCGCTGATGGGTGTCGAGGAGGGAACGCCGATGCCAGCGGATCGCGAGCCCGGTGCCTCGGTCGCCGATCTGATCGCCGCCCGCACACGGGCGTTCGCCGCCTCCCGTGGAGTCGATCTGGAGTGGGCGGACACCGAACGCGTGATGATGCTGCATCAGTACAACGTTTTCCCGAACATGACACTGCTGACCAACGCCGACCACCTGACGGTGATGACGTCACACCCGGGAACCGATCCCGGCCGCGGCGAGCTGGTGATGATGCTGTGGATGCGCATGCCACCGGGGGCGCCCCGCTCGAAGCCGGTCGACGTGCGGGTGAGCGCCGCGGAGGCACATCCGGGTCTGGTGCTGACGCAGGATATTTCGATACTGGCCGGATTGCAGCGCGGACTCAGTCAGCCCGGTTTCACTCATCTCACGCTGTCCAACGAGGAACGCCGCATCGTCAACATGCACCGCAACCTCGAGCGTTACCTCGAGCTCCCGCCGAGCGAGCGGATGACGGGAGGCGAGCCGCCATGACCGGCAGGGAACCGATCAGCGCGGACGTCGTGCTGGACGCGGCGGCCCGAATTCTGGAAACCGAAGGCGTGCAGCGGTTCTCCATGCGTGCACTGGCCGACGCACTCGGGGTGGCGGTGACATCGATCTACTGGCATGTCGGCGGCCGGGACAAGTTGTTCGACAGCTTGGTCGACCGGCTACTCGACGAGATGGCGCATCTACCGACCGCAGGCGCCACGGCGGTCGACCGCATCGCGTCTCTGGCCCATGCTCAACGCCGCCTGCTGATCGACCGGCAGCACCTGCTGGCGATCGCCCACGAACGCGACAAGACCCCGCGGTTGTTCCTGCCGATTCAGCAGGCGCTGGCCGCACAGCTGGCCGCACTCGATGTCACCGGCGCCGACGCGGCGCTGGTGTTGCGCGCCATCGAGGTGCATGTCATCTCCTCTGCCGTGATGCAATTCTCGGCTGTGCGCGGCGAGAAGCACGACGAGGAGGACCCGTCGCTGTGGGCCGACGCCTGGCCCGACCGGGCGCTCGTGGCGGCACTGCAGGCGCCGACCGACTACGACGCGGTCTTCGACCACGTGCTGGAAGCGCTGCTGGCGCCGCTGCGCCTGAGGCGATGAGAGATGTCGTCTACTTCCGCGGGAGACCGAGAATCATCTGGGCGATGATGTTCAGCTGAATCTCTTTGGTACCGCCGCCGATCAGTTCGGCGGGAACCCGCAGATACGGCTGCACGACGGATGGATCGGCCGTCATCGCCACCCGGCCGACGGCGCCCAGTGTCGCGGCGAAGGTGCGGCGCAGTAGGACGTTCATCGCGACCTTGGCGACGCTCGGCGCGGCGCCCGACGACTGACCGTCGAGCAGGCGGATCGTCTCGCGCACGCCCAATGCCTTGATGGCATTGGCGTAGGCGTCGAGTTCGCCGAGTTCGCGCAGCGCATCGGCGCTGTCGTCGTCATCACCCGCCGCAATGCGACGCAGGATCACAGCCCGGTCGAATTGGACGTATCCGCTTATGGCGGTGCGTTCTTCGGCCATCGTCGCGATCGCCAGTCCCCAGCCGCCGTTCGGCTCGCCGAGCAGCATCGCGTCGGGTACGAAGACGTCGGTGAGGAAGACCTCGTTGAACTCCGATTCGCCGCTGGCTTGCTTGATCGGTTGGACGTCGATGCCGTCGGAGCGCATGTCGATGATGAAGTAGCCGATGCCGCGGTGCTTGGGCGCCGACGGGTCCGT from Mycobacterium sp. IDR2000157661 harbors:
- a CDS encoding N-acyl-D-amino-acid deacylase family protein, whose amino-acid sequence is MFDLKITGGTVVDGTGADRFAADIAVKDGRIVEVRRREPGDAPLQGEAAETIDASGKVVAPGFVDIHTHYDGQVGWDSVLEPSSSHGVTTVVAGNCGVGFAPVRPGTEQWLIELMEGVEDIPGTALSEGITWGWESYAEYLDVIGQRALAVDIGSQIAHGTVRAYAMGERGARNEAATPEDIAVMSRLVQEAAEAGALGFSSSRTLAHRAMDGEPVPGTFAAEDELFALGRAMAAGGGAVFELAPQGAAGEDIVAPKKELEWMRRLGAEIDCAVSFALIQVDADPNLWREQLDISAAAHDAGSRLHPQVAARPFGMLLGFPGHHAFTHRPTYRRLKAECSREELAVRLAEPVVRQAILSEEDLPVDPNILFDGMFAFAQYSADRLYAIGEPPDYEPTRERTVAAIAEDRGEDVLATMYDLMLEGDAGAMLMLPMFNYAEGNHDAIREMMTHPAAVLGLSDGGAHCSMICDASYPTFLLTHWARDRHRGQKLPLEYVVRKQSHDTAQLFGLTDRGVIEVGKKADMNVIDMAALTLHAPRMAYDLPAGGNRLVQGASGYDATIVSGVVTRRGGVDTGARPGRLVRGAR
- a CDS encoding DUF4185 domain-containing protein, giving the protein MSPRPRIAPASMASAAVIGIIVAMGVAPGALAEPCTGAAAAAQPPAAPNTEATPPLPGGPPVGHRPRGTDDSATAPQLGLLQQQAQVRPPTPPAAEQQQAPVAAPQPPPAPAPPGTSIVGWVTGPQSPNDTIGRFAVTGTDLGIMWDNGDPANRQVLMAFGDTYGYCGVRGQQWRYNTLFRTQDGALSRTVAVPDGMLANRYSGSPLWAPGLSKQIINSTKWAPNEKGIIPTAGIAVGTTQYVNFMSIRSWDSDGRWTTNFSAIAVSPDNGENWGVYPGSVRSTAAGDVAGAPVVPGNQNFQQGAFLRPGPGDPYLYSFGTPSGRGGSAYIARVAPDAVPDPRRYEYWNADRNDWVTSDPAAATPVIPGPVGEMSAQFNTHLGQYLVLYCNGANDVVARTSPAPQGPWGPERVLARSAEIPGGIYAPFLHPWSTGKELYFNLSQWSTYNVMLMRSVLP
- a CDS encoding aromatic ring-hydroxylating oxygenase subunit alpha, which encodes MTHTAQHVRRDDAIGTPPARPTLVPAERYRSAAFARLEAERMWPRVWQVACTVDHVAEPGDFFEYRCGPTSVLVVRGGDGMLRAFQNACRHRGNALCVGSGSDLRELRCGYHGWTWDLCGTLRRVPNRKGFGALRMADYPLVPVGVDTWERLVFVNLHTDAIPLLDYLEAVPADIAWCGLGDFRCYATMTIDVEANWKAIADGYSETYHIQTLHPELHRCMDDVYAPQQIWGHTGKSEQLYGVPSPQLKQQLTDGEVWDAYVTTQGALMGVEEGTPMPADREPGASVADLIAARTRAFAASRGVDLEWADTERVMMLHQYNVFPNMTLLTNADHLTVMTSHPGTDPGRGELVMMLWMRMPPGAPRSKPVDVRVSAAEAHPGLVLTQDISILAGLQRGLSQPGFTHLTLSNEERRIVNMHRNLERYLELPPSERMTGGEPP
- a CDS encoding TetR/AcrR family transcriptional regulator, giving the protein MTGREPISADVVLDAAARILETEGVQRFSMRALADALGVAVTSIYWHVGGRDKLFDSLVDRLLDEMAHLPTAGATAVDRIASLAHAQRRLLIDRQHLLAIAHERDKTPRLFLPIQQALAAQLAALDVTGADAALVLRAIEVHVISSAVMQFSAVRGEKHDEEDPSLWADAWPDRALVAALQAPTDYDAVFDHVLEALLAPLRLRR
- a CDS encoding SpoIIE family protein phosphatase is translated as MSADPLPAVFSSDEEIGGDLARVRWEATPLGAPAGWPQSLQTAVSILLASRFSMWMAWGPDLTFFCNAAYRRDTLGRKYPWALGRPAREVWAEIWDDIGPRIDRVLSTGQATWDSALLLFLERSGYPEESYHTFSYSPLRDEHRRIVGMLCVVTEDTQRVISERRMATLRDLGSDPSVVRTEEEIIAFAGRQLAHNPRDLPFTLTYLFDDSGAAHLAGSSGMPAQHPCAPAVLTDDDVWPLSGPALGETALVALDPAGYPDLPTGDWRAGPTHALVVPLLQQGGSPSGLLVAALNRYRPLDDAYRDFVTLVAGHIAAGIGSARSYQAQQRRAEELAELDRAKTTFFSNISHEFRTPLTLILDPVAELRSRDTDLDERARDELDIVWRNGLRLAKLVNTLLDFSRIEAGRMQARYLPVDLGAVTAELASVFRSAVERAGLTFTVDCPPLPEAVYVDRDMWEKVIFNLLSNALKFTFDGAISVAVRHVDGNAVVTVTDTGIGIAAPEIPRLFERFHRIENVRARSNEGSGIGLALVRELVELHGGSIVAESAEGHGTTFTIRLPLGAAHLPADAVESAPEGPVAAGGAEPFLQEAMRWLPSDRTSGPAAGDGTGAAQTAAQTGETARVLIADDNADMRDYVARLLRADGYEVTAVNDGQLALEAVRADVPDMVVSDVMMPRLDGLELVAALRSDSRTAAVPVLLLSARAGQESAIDGLQAGADDYLVKPFAAAELLARVRANVKLARLRNHHARWRAALVDSLQEAFFVGDENGAVIEMNSAFSDILGYGPEGLPYQPPQPWWPSHESDSAAHRQVTDLFAEVLGEPRGRYTVPVTHRDGHRLWVTLTFNRIEDIETGKRVIVGTLRDVTAEHYTVQRETALAALNQQLAQADTLHDAVQAAAEELLGLWRAQRVLAVTFPTDRSDGDTEPSEFVCVGERVPWDGVVPSLRETLAGLRGSDLLVPEVSEHGTACIALQHPRGVLLLHIALQERRPFTAEDHTLLTVLASRLAQGLQRVHQLDQQRETALALQHAILGPTVSSGFSVRYQPATHPLQVGGDWYDVLDLDDERVALIVGDCVGHGLASATVMGQLRSACRAMLLEHASPAAALSALDRFAARLPGARCTTAFCAVLSPTSGDLVYSSAGHPPPILVSAQRDMRLLDEASATPLGVPFDHARPEARVQMPPRSTLLLYTDGLVERRRESLDRGIGRAAEILQGSPGAALDDLADEIMTRLAPEYGYQDDVALMLYRQPAPLEIEIAADANELAPTRNSLRDWLTQAGVDSAQILDVLIAAGEALANAIEHGHRRSSGGSVSLRALALADRLHLTVIDNGEWKPPRPDPAAHRGRGIALMRALMQDVSIESSASGTTISMQARIA